The genomic region TGGGAGTATCAATTTGGGCAACATATCAACCGTGAGTTGATCAAAATGGGTTTAGCTAATAAATGGGTGGGTGGATTGTCTGGGTCATGTttttatgggctaattttgcCACCCTAGTTTTGATAGTATTCTATGAgtgaaaaattatcaaaatattgGCAAACttctaagaaaatattttctgaaaagAAATTACTTTTATAAGAAAAGGAGTCTCTAAGTAAAGAATTGGCTGCATATTTAAGATCCCTCTGCTCTCCAAAAACGTACTATTGAATATCTGCATGCAAAGCCACTTCTGATGTATATGGAAAGTAAGTTGTACTGGACTAGGAGATGTAAGATTCTTAAATGCCAAAGCAAACAAgatttttctttatcttttggtACTTTACACTGCATGTTCGTCCACCAAAATAATAGCtagaaaatttatatttttttgtatattaatgtataatatacataataataGTATATTTGACTAgcgaatgtaattatttttggctGATCAGTCAAATGTGTaacttgccctttttttttttttttttttttttttttttgagcagATCAATTTTTAAATTGGATGAGCTTGGTCAAGAAATAGGAAGGATTGCCTTACCTGCTGCGCTAGCTTTAACAGCAGATCCTATTGCATCTCTGGTTGATACAGCATTCATTGGCCATATAGGTATCAAACTTCACAAAATTTAATGTATTCCTATTATCTTACAATGAAACACAAACAATGTACATAAGTTACACTTATAAAACTAGGGTGACCATTAAGCAAAACAGATTTTGAATCATCAAAATAAACTCTAAATTTGTCGACACAGGTGCAATTGAGCAGGCTGCTGTAGGAGTTTCAATTGCTGTATTCAATCAAGCATCTAAGATTGCTATATTTCCCCTGGTCAGCGTAACAACTTCTTTCGTCGCTGAGGAAGATACAATCACGAGATCGAGCCAAGACCTGCAAGATGATAAAAGTAAAGAGCGGAATGAAGGAGATGCAGAAGCACTGGAAACCGAGTCACTGTCAAACAGTGAAAGCAAAAGCTTGATACCTAAAAAAGGTATGTTGGAAAATGAAAGTCCAGGCcagtttggattagctgaatTTAAGTAGCTTATTAGCACAAGTGCTGAAGCTGAATTTATGAATAAACAGTTATGTGTTTGGATGGAACTTAGAAGTGTTGAGACTGAAAATAAGCAGCTTGTTACACACTCAAAAGTTATTCACGTGCATGTTGCTTCTGCTTTTTGAAAATGACACTAGCTTTTCATTTACTTTCAGGTTCTGCCGGGAGTATAGGCAACTCTGAAAAAATAGCTACTAGCTTTGAAGTAGTGAAATCAAAGCCCGAAAAGAGACACATTCCATCCGCATCATCAGCATTGATCATTGGTGCTGTCCTTGGCATCATCCAAGCAGTAATTCTAATCGCTGGAGCAAAGCCTTTATTAAAATTCATGGGAGTCAAACCCGTAAGTTGATCTCTTTGAAAACAGGAGAGGGAGGAGAAATTTCCTACACCTCCGTCCCACTTAATGTGAAGGTGTTTCCTTTggacacagagtttaagaatgaaaggaGGATTTTTGAtacttgtgatctaaaacaagtcatagatgttTTTGTAGCTATAAATCATCACATGTTTTTGTAGCTATAAATCATCACATGTTTTTGTAGCTATAAATCATcacattaagggtaaaatgagaaatttaaagtcaaattgttactaaatagaGAAATGTGTcactctttttgggactgactaaaGAGGAaggagtgtcacataaattggacagagggagtattttctTCAATTGTTGTATCCTTCTTCCAACTCTTGGTGccattttttttgctttttccttTGCATTTTTGTGGCGGTAGGTGAAAGGGGTTGAGAGGCTCTCATAGTGTCAATTTCCGGCTGTATGTGATAATTTTACAGGGCTCATCTATGTCAAAACCAGCACAAGATTACCTGAAATTGAGATCACTTGGTGCACCAGCAGTTCTCCTCTCATTAGCTATGCAAGGTGTATTTCGAGGATTTAAAGACACTAAAACTCCACTATTTGCAACTGGTAAGTAAATTAGGGATGTATGACAGTATCAAGCTTCAATGGACATATTAAAATAGGGACTAGGAAGAGGTTAATTTAGTACACAATATTAAGTTTTATACATCAGATATTCAAAAAGTAAACAGtcttaattatttaatattcAGATCTTAATGCAACGTCTTATTATTCAGATGTGTATTCAAATTCAaacatttaaattttaatacacatcttaatattcagattcagacatcttaatcttaatttaaaaaatgaggcccaaaatcTGACTcagctttttccttttttttgtgtgttttgacATCATACAGTGGCTGGCGATTTGGCAAATATAATTTTGGACCCTATATTCATCTTTGTTTTCCATCTCGGTGTCAGAGGTGCTGCGATCGCTCATGTAATTTCTCAGTGAGTAGATTCTAAACTCTCCTGATAAATAAAATTGTGAGGCAACAATTTCACGGATAAAATAAGTTTGGGAAATGTTTGACAGACATTCTTACTTGAATTGGTATTTTATAGGTACCTAATTTCAGTTATACTATTCTTGAGactattggaaaaggttgataTCGTACCTCCTAGTATCAAGTATCTTCAATTTGCTAGATTTCTTACAAATGGTAAGGATCTTCTTGCTGCTGTAAAAtactaaatttatatttttccaaTAAATACAAAACCAGCTCCATATTTGTGAAAACGAGGCTCTGGAATTTCCTAGGTGGC from Lycium ferocissimum isolate CSIRO_LF1 unplaced genomic scaffold, AGI_CSIRO_Lferr_CH_V1 ctg11021, whole genome shotgun sequence harbors:
- the LOC132041680 gene encoding protein DETOXIFICATION 42-like isoform X3: MNYSSMAEKEVPSTEDVKSPLSLFFRDIRSIFKLDELGQEIGRIALPAALALTADPIASLVDTAFIGHIGAIEQAAVGVSIAVFNQASKIAIFPLVSVTTSFVAEEDTITRSSQDLQDDKSKERNEGDAEALETESLSNSESKSLIPKKGSAGSIGNSEKIATSFEVVKSKPEKRHIPSASSALIIGAVLGIIQAVILIAGAKPLLKFMGVKPGSSMSKPAQDYLKLRSLGAPAVLLSLAMQGVFRGFKDTKTPLFATVAGDLANIILDPIFIFVFHLGVRGAAIAHVISQYLISVILFLRLLEKVDIVPPSIKYLQFARFLTNGFLLLIRVIAVTFCVTLAASLAARLGPTQMAAFQVCLQIWLATSLLADGLAVAGQAILASAFAQKDFSRCTATASRVLQLGVVLGLVLALVLGIGLHYGAKVFTKDVNVLNLIGIGIPFVAATQPINCLAFVFDGVNFGASDFAYSAYSMHCVLAHSFIKFWIYWNLGSSNHLYEPKSFSWLWEDRHRNRPLEVPPELKVSVRQLIYKYYFYTVNLYRNLKFLIRTKESIGGTL
- the LOC132041680 gene encoding protein DETOXIFICATION 42-like isoform X4, producing MIEDFCSWYPNICPYWEFAILQYSSMAEKEVPSTEDVKSPLSLFFRDIRSIFKLDELGQEIGRIALPAALALTADPIASLVDTAFIGHIGAIEQAAVGVSIAVFNQASKIAIFPLVSVTTSFVAEEDTITRSSQDLQDDKSKERNEGDAEALETESLSNSESKSLIPKKGSAGSIGNSEKIATSFEVVKSKPEKRHIPSASSALIIGAVLGIIQAVILIAGAKPLLKFMGVKPGSSMSKPAQDYLKLRSLGAPAVLLSLAMQGVFRGFKDTKTPLFATVAGDLANIILDPIFIFVFHLGVRGAAIAHVISQYLISVILFLRLLEKVDIVPPSIKYLQFARFLTNGFLLLIRVIAVTFCVTLAASLAARLGPTQMAAFQVCLQIWLATSLLADGLAVAGQAILASAFAQKDFSRCTATASRVLQLGVVLGLVLALVLGIGLHYGAKVFTKDVNVLNLIGIGIPFVAATQPINCLAFVFDGVNFGASDFAYSAYSMLTVALFSIVFLLILSSSFGFIGIWVALTIYMSLRALAGFGRIGTGTGPWKFLRS
- the LOC132041680 gene encoding protein DETOXIFICATION 42-like isoform X2 — its product is MKEYSSMAEKEVPSTEDVKSPLSLFFRDIRSIFKLDELGQEIGRIALPAALALTADPIASLVDTAFIGHIGAIEQAAVGVSIAVFNQASKIAIFPLVSVTTSFVAEEDTITRSSQDLQDDKSKERNEGDAEALETESLSNSESKSLIPKKGSAGSIGNSEKIATSFEVVKSKPEKRHIPSASSALIIGAVLGIIQAVILIAGAKPLLKFMGVKPGSSMSKPAQDYLKLRSLGAPAVLLSLAMQGVFRGFKDTKTPLFATVAGDLANIILDPIFIFVFHLGVRGAAIAHVISQYLISVILFLRLLEKVDIVPPSIKYLQFARFLTNGFLLLIRVIAVTFCVTLAASLAARLGPTQMAAFQVCLQIWLATSLLADGLAVAGQAILASAFAQKDFSRCTATASRVLQLGVVLGLVLALVLGIGLHYGAKVFTKDVNVLNLIGIGIPFVAATQPINCLAFVFDGVNFGASDFAYSAYSMHCVLAHSFIKFWIYWNLGSSNHLYEPKSFSWLWEDRHRNRPLEVPPELKVSVRQLIYKYYFYTVNLYRNLKFLIRTKESIGGTL
- the LOC132041680 gene encoding protein DETOXIFICATION 42-like isoform X5, with the translated sequence MIEDFCSWYPNICPYWEFAILQYSSMAEKEVPSTEDVKSPLSLFFRDIRSIFKLDELGQEIGRIALPAALALTADPIASLVDTAFIGHIGAIEQAAVGVSIAVFNQASKIAIFPLVSVTTSFVAEEDTITRSSQDLQDDKSKERNEGDAEALETESLSNSESKSLIPKKGSAGSIGNSEKIATSFEVVKSKPEKRHIPSASSALIIGAVLGIIQAVILIAGAKPLLKFMGVKPGSSMSKPAQDYLKLRSLGAPAVLLSLAMQGVFRGFKDTKTPLFATVAGDLANIILDPIFIFVFHLGVRGAAIAHVISQYLISVILFLRLLEKVDIVPPSIKYLQFARFLTNGFLLLIRVIAVTFCVTLAASLAARLGPTQMAAFQVCLQIWLATSLLADGLAVAGQAILASAFAQKDFSRCTATASRVLQLGVVLGLVLALVLGIGLHYGAKVFTKDVNVLNLIGIGIPFVAATQPINCLAFVFDGVNFGASDFAYSAYSMDRHRNRPLEVPPELKVSVRQLIYKYYFYTVNLYRNLKFLIRTKESIGGTL
- the LOC132041680 gene encoding protein DETOXIFICATION 42-like isoform X1, producing the protein MIEDFCSWYPNICPYWEFAILQYSSMAEKEVPSTEDVKSPLSLFFRDIRSIFKLDELGQEIGRIALPAALALTADPIASLVDTAFIGHIGAIEQAAVGVSIAVFNQASKIAIFPLVSVTTSFVAEEDTITRSSQDLQDDKSKERNEGDAEALETESLSNSESKSLIPKKGSAGSIGNSEKIATSFEVVKSKPEKRHIPSASSALIIGAVLGIIQAVILIAGAKPLLKFMGVKPGSSMSKPAQDYLKLRSLGAPAVLLSLAMQGVFRGFKDTKTPLFATVAGDLANIILDPIFIFVFHLGVRGAAIAHVISQYLISVILFLRLLEKVDIVPPSIKYLQFARFLTNGFLLLIRVIAVTFCVTLAASLAARLGPTQMAAFQVCLQIWLATSLLADGLAVAGQAILASAFAQKDFSRCTATASRVLQLGVVLGLVLALVLGIGLHYGAKVFTKDVNVLNLIGIGIPFVAATQPINCLAFVFDGVNFGASDFAYSAYSMHCVLAHSFIKFWIYWNLGSSNHLYEPKSFSWLWEDRHRNRPLEVPPELKVSVRQLIYKYYFYTVNLYRNLKFLIRTKESIGGTL